The Pseudonocardia sp. HH130630-07 DNA window GGGTGTGCAGGACCGCGGGCCGAGCCTGATCGGTGTCGGTGACGCGGCGGTCTACTTCCAGGTCTCCTCGGGGCGCATGCCGATGGCCCGCCAGGAGGCGCAGGCCATGCGCAAGCACCCGCTGCCGATCTTCGACCCGGAGACCTCGGAGGGTCGCGCGAACCTGGAGGCGCTCGGCGCCTACATCCAGGCGAACGGCGGCGGCCCGGTCACCCCGGTCGAGCGTGGCGAGGCGCTCCGCGGCGAGGACCCGGGCCGTGGTGGCGTGCTCTACCGGCTCAACTGCGCGTCCTGCCACAACTTCACCGGTGTGGGCGGCGCGCTGTCCTCCGGGAAGTTCGCCCCGGCGCTCGAGCCGGCGAGCGAGGAGCAGATCTACACCGCGATGCAGACCGGTCCGCAGAACATGCCGCGCTTCTCCGACCAGCAGCTCACGCCGCAGGAGAAGCAGGACATCATCGCGTACGTCAAGTCGGTCAATCACGCCAACGACCCGGGCGGCTACGCGCTGCTGGGCCTCGGCCCGACGGCGGAGGGCATCTTCATCTTCGCCGTGGTCATGTCCGGGCTCGTGGGCTTCGCGATCTGGTTGGGGGCGAAGTCGTGAGCAGCGACGTCGGCACCGGGCCGGGCAACCGCCCGACCCAGGAGGAACTCGACGCGATGTCGCCGGAGCAGCTGGCCCGCCTGGCCGGTGAGCTCGACGAGGTCGAGGTCGTGCACAACACGCCCAACTTCCCGATCCCGGGCACCCGGGCGGAGAAGCGGGCCGAGCGCGCGGTCGCGCTGTGGTTCATCATCTCGGCGATCTCCGGACTGGCCTTCGTGGTCGCGTTCATCTGGTGGCCGTGGGAGTACGTCAACGCCGGTGAGCCCGGTGTGGGCATGTACTCGCTCTACACGCCGGTCATCGGCCTCACCTTCGGGCTCTCGATCCTCGCCCTGGGCATCGCGGTCATCCAGGCGGTCAAGAAGCTGCTGCCGCACGAGGTCGCGGTCCAGCAGCGGCACGACGGCCGGTCCGACGACCTGGACCGGCGCACGGTGATGGCGCAGCTGGCCGACGCCGGCACCCAGACCACCCTCGGCCGCCGGAAGCTGATCCTGCGCTCCGCGGGCCTGTCCGCCGCGGTCATCGGCGTCGGGACCGGCGTGATCGCGCTGGGTGGCATCGTCCGGAACCCGTGGGCGGAGGGGGAGGAGGCGCCGCTGTGGCACACCGGCTGGCGCCCCGAGAACGGCGAGACCGTGTACCTGCGCACCGACACCGGTATCCTCGGTGAGATCGCACGAGTGCGGCCCGAGGACATGGAGCCCGGTTCGATGATGACCGTCTTCCCCTACCGGGAGAGCGAGCGCGGCAACGACGAGGAGCTGCTGCACGCCCAGCGGGCCTCCGACGGGCCGGTCATGCTCATCCGGTTGCGCCCGGGAACTCCGGTCACGTCCCGCCCGGGACAGGAGAACTTCAACTATGGTGACTTCTACGCCTGGTCGAAGGTCTGCACCCACCTCGGGTGCCCGACCTCGCTGTACCAGGCGCAGGACAACCGCATCCTGTGTCCGTGCCACCAGTCGCAGTTCCTGGCGACGCTCGACGCCGAGCCGGTCTTCGGCCCGGCGGCGCGCCCGCTGCCGCAGCTGCCGATCAGGGTGAACGAGGAGGGCTACTTCGTGGCGGAGAGCGACTTCGTCGAGCCCGTCGGGCCCGCGTTCTGGGAGAGGCCGAAGACGACATGAGTTCGATCACCACGCCGACGTCCTCCTCGGGAGGGCTGAGCGAGAAGGGCGCCGAGGCGCTCGACCAGCTCGACCAGCGTTTCCACCCGGCGGCCGGGCTGCGCAAGCAGTTCAACAAGGTCTTCCCGACCCACTGGTCGTTCATGCTGGGCGAGGTCGCGCTCTACAGCTTCATCATCGTCATCCTGTCGGGCATCTACCTGGCGTTGTTCTTCGACCCCTCCATGGAGGAGGTCGTCTACAACGGCCCGTACGACCCGCTGCGCGGGGTGCACATGTCGCGGGCGTACGAGTCCGCGCTGGAGATCTCCCTGGAGGTGCGCGGCGGCCTGTTCATGCGCCAGCTGCACCACTGGGCGGCGCTGCTGTTCGTGGCCTCGATGATCATCCACATGTTCCGGGTGTTCTTCACCGGTGCGTTCCGCAAGCCGCGCGAGGCGAACTGGACGATCGGGATCGTGCTGATTCTGCTCGGCACCTTCGCCGGCTTCACCGGCTACTCGCTGCCGGACGACCTGCTCTCCGGCGTCGGGCTGCGGATCGCCTCGGGGATCACGCTGACCGTCCCGATCATGGGTACCTGGGTGCACTGGGCGCTGTTCGGCGGTGAGTTCCCGGGCACGGAGATCATCCCGCGGCTCTACATCATCCACGTGCTCGTGCTGCCGGGGATCATCCTCGCGCTGATCGCGGTGCACCTGGGCCTGGTCTGGTACCAGAAGCACACCCAGTTCCCCGGCCCGGGCCGGACCGAGAACAACGTCGTCGGCGTGCGGATCATGCCGCAGTTCGCGGCCAAGGGCGGCGCCTTCTTCGCCGTCGTCGCGGGCGTGCTCGCGCTGATCTCCGGGCTGTTCCAGATGAACCCGATCTGGCACCTGGGCCCGTACGACGCGTCGCACATCTCCGCCGGGTCGCAGCCGGACTTCTACATGCTGTGGTCCGAGGGCATGGGCCGGATCTTCCCGCCGTGGGAGTTCTACCTGTTCGACACGTACACGATCCCGGCGGCGTTCATCCCGACGGCGGGCTTCCTGCCGGTGCTGTTCGTGGTGGCGGGGATGTACCCGTCGATCGAACGGCGCTTCACCGGCGACGACGCACTGCACAACCTGCTGCAGCGGCCGCGCGACGTGCCGGTCCGGACGGCGCTCGGGGCCATGGCGATCTCGTTCTACCTGTGGCTCGTGATGTGCGGGTTCAACGACTGGATCTCGTACTTCTTCCACATCTCGCTGAACGCGACGACGTGGGCCGGCCGGCTCGGGCTGATGATCGTCCCGCCGATCGTCTACTGGGTCACCTACCGGTGGTGCCTGGGCCTGCAGAAGTCCGACCGCATGGTGCTGGAGCACGGCATCGAGACGGGCATCATCAAGCGGCTGCCGCACGGTGAGTTCATCGAGGTGCACCAGCCCCTGGCCGGTGTCGACGCACACGGCCACGCGATCGAGCTCGAGTACCAGGGCTCGTCGGTACCGAAGCGGATGAACCAGCTCGGCTCGGCCGGTGAGCCGGTCGCCGGGTCGATGATGAAGCCGGACCCCGCCGACGAGTCGCGGGCGCTGGCCCACGCCCGGCACGAGGCCCACGAGCGGGAGCTGACGGCGCGCGACGAGCGTGCGTCCGCCCGCCGCGAGCTGGAGTCCCGTACCGAGGAGCTGGCCGGGCGCCCGGACGACGGTGGTCGCCCGCAGCAGCCGAGCGAGTGATCCGCTAGGGCGTGTCTCCCATATGGGTGTCCGGACTGCCGGCAGGATGAGCCGGTGAGTTCGTCGAGGTTCGCGCTGCTCTCGGATGCTCAGTGGCAGTTGATCGGGCCGCTGCTGCCCTCCAACGCCGGGCGGCGTGGGCACCCGTTCGGCGAGGATCGCCGCGTGGTGGAGGGGATCATCTTCCGATACCGAACCGGGATCCCCTGGCGAGATCTGCCGCGGGAGCAGTTCGGGCCCTGGCAAACGGTGTGGAAGCGACACCGCCGCTACGCCGCTGACGGCACCTGGGACACCGTGCTGGCCGCACTGTTGGCCCAGGCCGACGCCAAGGGCGAGATCGACTGGACGGTGTTGACAGGTGTCGGTGGACGCCACGATCAACCGGGCGCACCAGCACGCCACGAACACCACCCGCCCCGAGCAGGACACAGGGGGCACGGTCGAACTACACGAAATCCCCTGACGGGTTCATGCCCAGCCCGCTCGGCGGACCGCGAGAACCCGCAGGTCACGGCATCGGCCGTTCCCGTGGCGGGCTGACGACGAAGATCCATGCCGCGGTCGACCGGCGGGGCCGGCCGCTGGCGGTGGTGGTGACCGGCGGGCAGCGCAACGACGGCGCCATGCTCGAGCAGGTCCTGGCCGACATCCGCGTCCCCCGCCTCGGCGCGGGACGGTCCCGCACCCGACCCGACGCCGTGGTGGCCGACCGGGCCTACTCATCCGGGGTCAACCGGCGCGCACTGGCCCGCCGCTCGATCACCACCGTCATCCCGCAGAAACGCGACGAGATCGCCGCCCGCAAACGCCGCGGCTCCCTCGGCGGCAGACCACCCGGACTCGACGTTGAGACCTACAAGGGCCGCAACGTCGTGGAACGCCACTTCGCCCTGACCAAGCAGTGGCGCGGGCTGGCCACCCGCTACGACAAACTCGCCATCACCTATCGCGCCGCCACCGTCCTCAGCGCCTGCATCACCTGGTCACGCCTATTGGGAGACATGCCCTAGCTCGGACGGACATCGAGAGGCCCCGGGAACGCCGTTCCCGGGGCCTCTCGCCGTCCGGCTCCGGTAGTCAGGCCGGCCGGGCCTCGTCCGGTGCGTGCTCGCCGGTCCGGTGACCCGCCTCGTGGGCCCGCTCCGACCAGGCCCGCCAGGGCCCGGCCCCGTGGGCCGGCTCGGCCCAGGACGGCGTGCTGTACACCAGCCGGGTGCCGCCCTCGGTCAGCCAGCGGTACAGCAGCCGGACCTCCTCGGCCGGGGCGCCGCGCAGCGGGCCGGGCTCGGGCAGGACGGTCTGGGCCCCGGCCCGCAGGGACTCGACGACGGGCATGGGGCGGGTCCCGCGCGGCGCGCACCCGGCCGCGGCCAGCCGCCCGTGCCGCAGCACCGCGAGCTCCCAGCCGCCGCGGCCGTCCGGCCGGGCGCCGACGACCTCCTCCAGCGCGGCGAGCCCGGCGAGTGTCCCGGCCCGGTCCACCCCCGAGGCGAGGGCGGCGAGCCGGTCCCGGGCCCGGGCGGCCGCCTCGTACCGCCCGTCGGCGGACCGCTCCTCGACACCGGCGGCCAGTTCCTGCAGCGGCGCGTCGCTGTGGCCCCGGACGAGCGCGTGCCAGGTCTCCACCGCAGGCGCGTACTCCTCGGCGGGCTGCAGACCGGCGCACGGTGCGGCGCACCGCCCCAGCTCGTGCAGTGCGCACGGGGTGCCGGACGGGTTCCGGGCCGGGATCCGGATCGTGCACCGCCGCAGCGGCACCGCGTCCAGCGCGGCGTCGAGCACGTCGGTGGCGGCGCGCCGGGATCCGAACGGGCCGAGTGCGCCCTCGCGCGGGGTGGACACGACCGACAGCCGGGGGAACGCCTCGGCGGTCGGCACCACCCACCAGGCGCGCCCGGGGTTGCGGGAGCGCCGGTTGTAGCGCGGCCGGTGCGCCGCGATCAGGCGCAGCTCCCGCACCGAGGCCTCCAGGGCGTGCGCGCACTCGACGGTGTCGACCCGCTCGGCCAGCGCCACCATGTCCCGGACCCGGCGGCGCCGCTCCCCGGCGGTGAAGTAGGAACGGACCCGGCGGCGCAGGTCACCGCTGGTGCCCACGTAGAGCACCTCGTCGTTCCCGCCGCGGAACAGGTAGACGCCGGGCACCGACGGCACCGCGTCGGCGAGGTGCCTGCGGCGGCGCTGCGCCGTGGTGGGGCGGTGCGGCGAGCGGTCCTTCACGAGCTGGAGCAGTTCCTCCAGACTCTGCACGCCGAGGTTGCCGATCCGCTCCAGCAGGTGGTGCAGCACCTCGACGGTGGCGCGGGCGTCGGTCAGCGCGCGGTGGTCGGGTGTCGTGCGGCACCCGAAGTGGGCCGCCAGCGCGCCGAGCCGGACGCTCGGGCACTCGGACCGGGACAGCACGGCGCGGGCGAGCCGTGCGGTGCAGAGCACCGGTGGCGCCGGCCACGGACGCTCGTGGCGCCCGCAGGCGGCCCGCAGGAACCCGGTGTCGAACGGGGCGTTGTGTGCGACCAGCACGGCACCCCGGAGCCGGTCGAGGACGGTCGGCAGCACCGCACCGAGTGGCGGGGCACCGGCCAGCATGGCGGTGGAGATGCCGGTCAGCCGGGTCACGTCGGCGGGGATGCGGACTCCCGCATCGACCAGGGTGGACAGCTCGCCGACCGGCACACCGCCCCGTACCGAGACGAGACCGACCTCGGTGATCACGTCGGCCCGGTGGCTCCCACCGGTGGTCTCCAGGTCGACGACGCAGAACGTCACATCACGCAGGGGAGTACCCAGCTCGTCCAGGGTGAGCTGCGGGGAGCAGGAGGTCACGGACGTACGGTAACCGCCGGGTCCGACAGTATGTTCGAATCGGGTGCCGCCGGGCCCGCCCCTCGACCGGGTGCGACGCCCCGCCGGTGCCGCGCGGGTGGCGGCGCGGCCCCACGGTCGGGGATACCCTCGGGTAATGGCACACGATGACGAGGACGCTCCGGGACCGTTCGGTCCCGGCGACCCGTCGTGCGCCGACACCCGATCGGTGGTGCCGGAGACCGACGGGCCGGGCGTGGGCTGGCCCGCGCTGTCCCCGCCGCTGCGGGCCCGGCTGGCGGAGATCGCCGGGACCGCACTGGGTGGCATGCCGCTGTCCGAGGTCCCCGCCCCGTTGCGCCGGTTCGCCCGGTTCACCCCCGCGAAGCGGGCCCGGCTCGGTGGGCTGGCCCTGGTCAGCCGGCTGGAACAGGACAGCGCGTTCCGCGCCGCCGTCGTGGCCTGGTGGGACGAGCACCGGCCCGGCGAGCTCGAGCTGCCGAACCGGCCCGGCACTCCGGACGCCACCCCGGACGGTGCCCCGCACGGCGACGCCCCGCACGGCGACGGACCGGACACCGACGGCGGCCGGACCGCAGCCGGTCCGCGTGTCCCGGAGTCACCCGGACCGGGCCCGTCGACACCCGGCCACACCACGGCCGGTCCCGGGGCGGTCGCGCCCAGCGGGCCGGGGGACCGGGCCGCTGGTGGGCCCGGCGCCGTGGGCCCGGCCGGCCCCGGCCCGCGGGGCGCGGCCGTGCCCGGCACGATCGCGGCGGCCGGAGCCCTGCCCGCGCCGGTGGACAAGCTCGACGCCGCGGCAGCGGCGCTGCTCATCGGGGATCCGCTCGCGCAACGGCGGGTCGCCGAGGCCGAGCAGTCCGGGGACCTGTCCGCGATGCGCTCGGAGCGGGACGAGGCCCAGGCCAGGGTGGACAAGCTCACCGCCGAGCTCGAACGGGTGCGCGCGGAGCTGACCGAGGAGCGCGACCGGGCGCAGGCGCTGGTCACCGACCGCGAGTCGGAGTACCAGCAGATGCGGCGCCGGGTCAGCGAACAGGGCGCCCGGCTGCGCACGGCCCTGGACGCCCGCACCGAGCTGGAGGAGGAGCTGGCCCGGTTGCGGGCCGGGGCCGACGACCGGCTCGCGACGGCCAGGGCGGAGTGCGGGCGGGAACGCGAGCGGGCCGACCAGGAACGCCGCCGGGCCGAGGCGGCGACCCGTGAGGTCGCCGCTGCGCGGGCCGCTGCGCGTGAGGCCCGCCGGGGTGACGAGGTCCGCCTGGAGCTGCTCCTGGACACCGTGAGCGGTGCCGTGGCCGGCCTCCGTCGCGAGCTGGACGTGGGTGCGGGCGGACCGCGCCCGGCCGATCTCGTGGCCGGTGCGGGGGAGGGGAACGGCACCCGGCACGGCGCGGGGGTTCCGGTCGACGGGCTCGCCGCCCTGGACACGCTGCTGGCGATGCCGTCGGTGCACCTGATCGTGGACGGCTACAACGTGAGCAAGACCGGTTACCCGGACCTGCCGCTGGCCGATCAGCGCTCGCGGCTCGTCGGGCAGCTGGGAGCCCTCGGCGCCCGCACCGGCGTGGAGGTCACGGTCGTGTTCGACGGCGCCGCGGTCGTCGCGGCGCCGGTGCGGGGCAGCCGCGGTGTCCGTGTCCTGTTCAGCGAGGCCGGTGTGATCGCCGACGACGTGATCCGTGACCTCGTGGCCGCCGAACCACGCGGGCGCCCGCTGCTGGTCGCTACCTCCGACCAGGAGGTCGTCCGGTCGGTACGGCGCAGCGGGGCGCACACCGTGCCCTCGACGGTGCTGCTCCGGCGGCTGGGCGGCTGATCGACGGCCCGGGTCGGCCCGGCCGTCGTCACCCCACGTCACGGTGCCGTGCGGCGGGTGGCACCAGCGGCATCGGCAGCATGGTGCCCCGGCTGCGCGGTGCGGCGGCACGGGCCGGCTCGACCAGCTGCAGGTGCGGGATCAGGCCGTGGTCGGCCAGCACCTGCAGGGCGCGGCGCTCCGGCTCGGCGAACTCGACGGTGGAGGGGGCGGGGAACTCGCCCGCCACCTCCACCGGCAGGTAGGGGATCGGGCGGTCGATCTCCGGCACGTCCATGAGCACACCGATCACGCAGTCACCGCAGGCGGTGTCACGGGCCTCGCAGCGGTCGCAGTCGACGATCATCGGTCCTCCCTCGGAACTCTTCGTGTGATCACCGCGCACGCTAGGAGGGGGGTCCGACAGAAACGGCGGCACCGACCGTCCGCGCAGCCGATCGGAGGAGTTCGTTGCCGAACCGTAACCGGGGCCGGTGCTCGCTCGTTCATCCCGACAGCACGACGTCCTCGCCGAGGGGGGTCGCGTGGTCCCCCGCCACCGACCCGGCCACCCGGACGGCCGTCCGGAGGTGTGAACCTCCGGGCCGGCCCCGGTCCTCGGTGAGGTCGAGCGGCCAGTCCGCTCCCCGTGCGGCCGGACGGCGGCCCGCATCCCCGGCGTGTCCCACGGGACGCGCGCGGCGCCGCCGTCCCGCCCCGGCCGTTCGCACGGCGGACCGGCCGTCGCACGGTGGCAGGCGTGGCCGCCGGACCGGGACGGCCGGGACCGGTGGGGTCTCAGGCCCGGGCCGCCGCCGGGGGCAGCAGCGCATCCAGGCCGGCCGCCCCGGTCAGCGCCGAGCGCGACCGCCGGACGAGCAGGTCCCGCCGGGCCCCGAGCGCGGCCACCGCGGCGGCCGGGTCGCCCGCATCGCGCAGGTCGGCGAGCACCGGTGCGATCGCCGCCAGCCCCAGGCCGCCCCGCCGCAGCTGGTGCACGAGATGGGCGTCGCGGACGTCGTCGGGCCCGTACCGGCGGTGCCCGGTGCGGGGATCGCGGACCGGCGCGAGCAGCCCGGCGCGCTCCCAGCGGCGCAGCGTCGCCGGACGCAGCCGGAGCCGGTGCGCGAGCGCCGAGATCGGGGTGTCCCCGTCGCCCGTCCGGCCCGGCGCGGGTGGGGCGGGCAGGGCCCCGGTGATCCGGCGCAGCGCGTCCTCCACGGCGTCGACGGTGTCGCGCTCGGCGGCGAGTCCGGCGTGCGCGCGGTCGAGCCGGGTGAGCGCCCCGGCGGTGTCCCCGGCGTGGGTGCACCGCAGGATCTCCCGGGCGGAGGGCCGGCCCAGCCCGGCCGCCAGCGCGAGGAACGCCCGCAGGGCGATCGCGTGCCGCTCGTCGTAGATCCGGTAGCCGGCGTCGGACCGCGGGGCGGCGGGCAGGATCCCCTCGTCGGTGTAGTTGCGGACGGCCTGGGTGGAGAGCCCGTGCTCGCTGGCGAGTTCCGACGTCCGCACCGGGCTACCTCCGGGTTGAGGGTTATGGCGGTTCTGACCGGAGATCTCCCGGGAGAACTGCCAACCGATTGTTCAACGATACGGTTCACCTGGTGACCGTCGACGAGATCCTGCCCCTGCTGGACGACCGCACCCGCCTGCTCGGGCTCACCGAGCCGCTGCACGGCCAGGAGCACCTGCCGCTGCTGCGCAACACCCTGCTCCGCGCGTTGGTCGAGCGCGCCGGGTACCGCTCGGTCGCCGTGGAGAGCTGCTGCCTGCGTGGCCTGGACCTCGACGCCCGGCTGGCCCGCGGCGTCCCGCCGGACGCGGCGCAGGTCGCGGCCGGGTTCAGCCACGGGTTCGGCGACACCGCGTCCGGCCGGGAACTGGCGTCCTGGATCGCGGAGCACAACCGTGGCGCGGCGGCCGGGGACCGGGTGCGGTTCGCCGGGGTGGACGCGCCGATGGAGATGGCCGGGATGGACTCGCCGCGGGCGGCGCTGGAGCGGTTGCACGGGTTCCTGGTCTCCCGCGGGGCGCCGGACCTGCCCTCCTGGGACCGGATCGACGCCCTGCTCGGGGCCGAGGACGCCTGGACGGCGCCGGCGGCGATGTGGGACCCCGCCCACTCGATCGGCGGCGGGGACGCCGTGGCCGAACTCGCCGTGCTCGCCGGGGACCTGGCCTGGCGGCACGCGACGACGGCACCCGGCGGCGACGGGCCCGCCGACGACGACGCCTGGTGGGACGCGGGCACGGCGGCCCGTTCGGCCACCGGGCTGCTGGCCTGCCACCGGCTCGTCGCGACCGACGGACCCGACCGCTGGATGCTGCTCAGCAACCAGCGCGACGCGATGATCGCGGCGAACCTCGCGGCACTCGTCGAGCGGGAGCGGGGCCGCGGACCCACCCTGGTCTTCGCCCACCAGCAGCACCTGCGCCGCGGCACGGCGAGCTGGGGCGAGACCCGGTGGAACGGCGCCGGGAGTCTGCTCGGCCCACGGCTGGGACCGGAGCTGAGCGTCGTCGCTACGGTGCTGGGGAGCGCACCGCTGCGGCGGATCGGCCCACCGGAGCAGGGGACGATCGAGCAGGCCCTGATCGGGGCCCGGCCCGGGGGCGGGGTGCTGACCGCGGCCCGGGCCAGGGAGATCGCCGCCGGTGCGGGGGTGCGCGACGCGGGGTCCCGGGAGGTCGGCTACTTCCCGGCCGACGCCGACCTGCTCGCCGAGGTGGATCTGGTCCTGGTGGTCCCGGAACTGACGAGCTGACCGGCGCGCCGGGGTGGTCAGCCGGGCGGCCGGCCGCCGAGCGTCCTGGTCAGCCGGTCGGCCGCCCCGACCAGCAGGTCCACGTGCTGCTCGCACCGGGCCCTGGTGAGCCGGATCGTCGGGCCGCTGATCGTCAGCGCCGCGGCCACCGACCCGGAGTGGTCGAAGACCGGCGCGGACAGACCGGA harbors:
- the qcrA gene encoding cytochrome bc1 complex Rieske iron-sulfur subunit, whose amino-acid sequence is MSSDVGTGPGNRPTQEELDAMSPEQLARLAGELDEVEVVHNTPNFPIPGTRAEKRAERAVALWFIISAISGLAFVVAFIWWPWEYVNAGEPGVGMYSLYTPVIGLTFGLSILALGIAVIQAVKKLLPHEVAVQQRHDGRSDDLDRRTVMAQLADAGTQTTLGRRKLILRSAGLSAAVIGVGTGVIALGGIVRNPWAEGEEAPLWHTGWRPENGETVYLRTDTGILGEIARVRPEDMEPGSMMTVFPYRESERGNDEELLHAQRASDGPVMLIRLRPGTPVTSRPGQENFNYGDFYAWSKVCTHLGCPTSLYQAQDNRILCPCHQSQFLATLDAEPVFGPAARPLPQLPIRVNEEGYFVAESDFVEPVGPAFWERPKTT
- the qcrC gene encoding cytochrome bc1 complex diheme cytochrome c subunit → MRRRIAGALAIGLGLLSVGFLYAALAPQPQLAQAQPNAELIAKGEELYNNTCITCHGSNLQGVQDRGPSLIGVGDAAVYFQVSSGRMPMARQEAQAMRKHPLPIFDPETSEGRANLEALGAYIQANGGGPVTPVERGEALRGEDPGRGGVLYRLNCASCHNFTGVGGALSSGKFAPALEPASEEQIYTAMQTGPQNMPRFSDQQLTPQEKQDIIAYVKSVNHANDPGGYALLGLGPTAEGIFIFAVVMSGLVGFAIWLGAKS
- the qcrB gene encoding cytochrome bc1 complex cytochrome b subunit, which codes for MSSITTPTSSSGGLSEKGAEALDQLDQRFHPAAGLRKQFNKVFPTHWSFMLGEVALYSFIIVILSGIYLALFFDPSMEEVVYNGPYDPLRGVHMSRAYESALEISLEVRGGLFMRQLHHWAALLFVASMIIHMFRVFFTGAFRKPREANWTIGIVLILLGTFAGFTGYSLPDDLLSGVGLRIASGITLTVPIMGTWVHWALFGGEFPGTEIIPRLYIIHVLVLPGIILALIAVHLGLVWYQKHTQFPGPGRTENNVVGVRIMPQFAAKGGAFFAVVAGVLALISGLFQMNPIWHLGPYDASHISAGSQPDFYMLWSEGMGRIFPPWEFYLFDTYTIPAAFIPTAGFLPVLFVVAGMYPSIERRFTGDDALHNLLQRPRDVPVRTALGAMAISFYLWLVMCGFNDWISYFFHISLNATTWAGRLGLMIVPPIVYWVTYRWCLGLQKSDRMVLEHGIETGIIKRLPHGEFIEVHQPLAGVDAHGHAIELEYQGSSVPKRMNQLGSAGEPVAGSMMKPDPADESRALAHARHEAHERELTARDERASARRELESRTEELAGRPDDGGRPQQPSE
- a CDS encoding MerR family transcriptional regulator, translated to MRTSELASEHGLSTQAVRNYTDEGILPAAPRSDAGYRIYDERHAIALRAFLALAAGLGRPSAREILRCTHAGDTAGALTRLDRAHAGLAAERDTVDAVEDALRRITGALPAPPAPGRTGDGDTPISALAHRLRLRPATLRRWERAGLLAPVRDPRTGHRRYGPDDVRDAHLVHQLRRGGLGLAAIAPVLADLRDAGDPAAAVAALGARRDLLVRRSRSALTGAAGLDALLPPAAARA
- a CDS encoding DEDD exonuclease domain-containing protein; this encodes MTSCSPQLTLDELGTPLRDVTFCVVDLETTGGSHRADVITEVGLVSVRGGVPVGELSTLVDAGVRIPADVTRLTGISTAMLAGAPPLGAVLPTVLDRLRGAVLVAHNAPFDTGFLRAACGRHERPWPAPPVLCTARLARAVLSRSECPSVRLGALAAHFGCRTTPDHRALTDARATVEVLHHLLERIGNLGVQSLEELLQLVKDRSPHRPTTAQRRRRHLADAVPSVPGVYLFRGGNDEVLYVGTSGDLRRRVRSYFTAGERRRRVRDMVALAERVDTVECAHALEASVRELRLIAAHRPRYNRRSRNPGRAWWVVPTAEAFPRLSVVSTPREGALGPFGSRRAATDVLDAALDAVPLRRCTIRIPARNPSGTPCALHELGRCAAPCAGLQPAEEYAPAVETWHALVRGHSDAPLQELAAGVEERSADGRYEAAARARDRLAALASGVDRAGTLAGLAALEEVVGARPDGRGGWELAVLRHGRLAAAGCAPRGTRPMPVVESLRAGAQTVLPEPGPLRGAPAEEVRLLYRWLTEGGTRLVYSTPSWAEPAHGAGPWRAWSERAHEAGHRTGEHAPDEARPA
- a CDS encoding erythromycin esterase family protein; the protein is MTVDEILPLLDDRTRLLGLTEPLHGQEHLPLLRNTLLRALVERAGYRSVAVESCCLRGLDLDARLARGVPPDAAQVAAGFSHGFGDTASGRELASWIAEHNRGAAAGDRVRFAGVDAPMEMAGMDSPRAALERLHGFLVSRGAPDLPSWDRIDALLGAEDAWTAPAAMWDPAHSIGGGDAVAELAVLAGDLAWRHATTAPGGDGPADDDAWWDAGTAARSATGLLACHRLVATDGPDRWMLLSNQRDAMIAANLAALVERERGRGPTLVFAHQQHLRRGTASWGETRWNGAGSLLGPRLGPELSVVATVLGSAPLRRIGPPEQGTIEQALIGARPGGGVLTAARAREIAAGAGVRDAGSREVGYFPADADLLAEVDLVLVVPELTS
- a CDS encoding NYN domain-containing protein — its product is MAHDDEDAPGPFGPGDPSCADTRSVVPETDGPGVGWPALSPPLRARLAEIAGTALGGMPLSEVPAPLRRFARFTPAKRARLGGLALVSRLEQDSAFRAAVVAWWDEHRPGELELPNRPGTPDATPDGAPHGDAPHGDGPDTDGGRTAAGPRVPESPGPGPSTPGHTTAGPGAVAPSGPGDRAAGGPGAVGPAGPGPRGAAVPGTIAAAGALPAPVDKLDAAAAALLIGDPLAQRRVAEAEQSGDLSAMRSERDEAQARVDKLTAELERVRAELTEERDRAQALVTDRESEYQQMRRRVSEQGARLRTALDARTELEEELARLRAGADDRLATARAECGRERERADQERRRAEAATREVAAARAAAREARRGDEVRLELLLDTVSGAVAGLRRELDVGAGGPRPADLVAGAGEGNGTRHGAGVPVDGLAALDTLLAMPSVHLIVDGYNVSKTGYPDLPLADQRSRLVGQLGALGARTGVEVTVVFDGAAVVAAPVRGSRGVRVLFSEAGVIADDVIRDLVAAEPRGRPLLVATSDQEVVRSVRRSGAHTVPSTVLLRRLGG